Proteins encoded within one genomic window of Synechococcus sp. PCC 7335:
- a CDS encoding D-alanyl-D-alanine carboxypeptidase family protein, with product MNTQILKDRFELKEKLICTDFRTVYLARDRHHLQQPLCWIIAIHYRQRKIRHYLEREAQILERLSESAAIPRLTAYFYTEAGHTSGPKTLVPKAKHTEPRQLGDQNLDQSNTFYLVQAHIEGHPLSAEIKPGKPLSESYVIKLMQDMLVGLSSIHAQGVVHQYLHPAHLIRQDKDGQIFITHFAALSRLARSRVDADGSLSIAVPVSPHTYTAPEQLLPNYDQNPQPTSDLYALGLIAIEALTGRSHHDFSYDPTKGLMWRAEVEVSLHLAEFIDRLVRQDWRDRFESAKQAMDTLSRMGDRQRIAQNSRLPTVIAAPGAQLYSPSAQFRANYSSLPLNGDGSAVADAAANVIPESPTRFSRPRPLNPHLFKFFVAGVAVLFMLGTGVKTYQWGRYRLSRLPQTWQNWTANVFKPSDAKAIDEAATPSQLTNLLEDGSILLRPEAADAYWKMIAAARAEAIELYALSGYREPTQTANDNTSNTDTSFVAVGDYHTGYVVDIGGSDESTDRQPSFRKTEAFRWLSANAQTYGFELSSPRRLSGRSSRPWQWQYIPQTDKSES from the coding sequence ATGAATACGCAGATATTGAAAGACCGATTTGAGCTAAAGGAAAAGCTAATTTGTACGGATTTTAGAACAGTTTATCTAGCTCGCGATCGCCATCATCTTCAGCAGCCGCTGTGCTGGATTATTGCTATTCACTACCGTCAACGCAAGATTCGCCACTATCTAGAACGTGAAGCTCAGATTCTAGAACGGTTAAGTGAGTCTGCGGCCATCCCGAGGCTAACAGCTTATTTTTATACAGAAGCTGGGCATACATCAGGTCCAAAAACCTTAGTACCAAAAGCCAAGCATACTGAACCCAGACAGCTTGGTGATCAAAATCTTGATCAGTCAAACACTTTCTATCTTGTTCAAGCACATATCGAGGGACATCCTCTCAGCGCCGAAATCAAGCCGGGAAAGCCACTTAGTGAAAGCTACGTTATCAAGCTTATGCAGGATATGCTTGTTGGCCTAAGTTCTATTCATGCCCAAGGAGTGGTTCATCAGTACCTGCATCCTGCGCACCTTATCCGCCAGGACAAAGATGGTCAGATCTTCATAACTCACTTTGCTGCGCTTTCGCGGCTTGCAAGGAGTAGAGTAGACGCTGACGGTAGCCTCTCTATTGCTGTTCCGGTGAGTCCTCATACTTACACTGCGCCCGAGCAGCTTCTACCTAATTACGATCAGAACCCACAGCCTACGAGCGATCTGTACGCACTAGGGTTGATAGCAATCGAGGCATTAACAGGCCGCTCTCATCACGACTTTAGCTACGATCCGACTAAGGGACTTATGTGGCGAGCAGAGGTAGAGGTGAGTTTGCACTTAGCAGAGTTTATCGATCGCCTGGTGCGACAGGATTGGCGCGATCGCTTTGAGAGTGCCAAGCAAGCGATGGATACTTTAAGCAGAATGGGCGATCGCCAAAGAATTGCTCAAAATAGTCGTTTACCTACCGTGATTGCCGCACCGGGTGCTCAGTTATACTCCCCTTCTGCTCAATTTAGGGCTAACTACTCCTCTTTGCCGCTCAATGGCGATGGGAGTGCAGTAGCGGACGCAGCAGCGAATGTAATTCCTGAGAGTCCAACGAGGTTTTCTAGACCCCGACCGCTTAATCCTCACCTGTTCAAATTTTTTGTTGCCGGTGTTGCTGTTCTATTCATGCTTGGCACTGGCGTTAAAACTTATCAGTGGGGGCGATACCGTCTGTCTCGCCTGCCTCAAACCTGGCAAAACTGGACTGCTAATGTCTTTAAACCCTCCGATGCAAAAGCGATAGATGAAGCAGCCACTCCGTCCCAGCTTACTAACCTGCTAGAGGATGGCAGTATCTTGCTACGCCCCGAAGCGGCAGATGCCTATTGGAAGATGATTGCAGCTGCTAGAGCTGAAGCGATCGAGCTATATGCCCTCTCTGGGTACCGCGAACCTACCCAGACAGCAAACGATAATACCTCGAATACTGACACTTCGTTCGTAGCTGTTGGGGACTATCACACGGGATATGTTGTCGACATTGGTGGTAGTGATGAATCAACCGACCGACAGCCTAGCTTTAGAAAGACAGAGGCGTTTAGGTGGCTGAGCGCAAACGCTCAGACCTATGGCTTTGAACTTTCTTCTCCTAGACGACTCAGCGGTCGCTCATCTAGGCCTTGGCAGTGGCAATACATTCCGCAGACAGACAAGTCTGAGAGTTGA
- the aroA gene encoding 3-phosphoshikimate 1-carboxyvinyltransferase, with product MSFLQLSDCPPHQTLQIDGTQSGPLVGTITVPGDKSVSHRSLMLGAIAQGTTRIKGLLLGEDPRSTAACFTAMGAKISDLEAEWVTVEGTGGDLQEPDDVLDAGNSGTTLRLMLGLLAAQPGKFFAVTGDDSLRSRPMKRVIAPLTSMGATIFGKADHTLAPLGVIGQSLQPFHYHSPIASAQVKSCLLLAGLAIIGDTTITEPSLSRDHSERMLKAFGASLSIDSATHSVTIHGPAKLTGQTVIVPGDISSAAFWLVAAAITPGSNLLIENVGINPTRTGVLDALAAMNADITLENERDVTGEPVADLRVKHSELIGCHIGGDLIPRLIDEVPILAVAALFAVGTTTITDAAELRVKESDRLAVMASALNKMAPGSITEQTEGMEIKGTGADTQLTATTLDSHSDHRIAMALTIAATRARGQTAIQRAEAAAISYPTFVSTLETAVAAAE from the coding sequence ATGTCCTTCCTTCAACTTTCCGACTGTCCTCCTCACCAAACTCTTCAAATTGATGGCACTCAATCTGGTCCTCTCGTAGGCACCATCACCGTTCCCGGTGATAAATCCGTCTCTCACCGGTCGCTGATGCTAGGTGCGATCGCCCAAGGCACTACCCGCATCAAAGGACTTCTTCTAGGAGAAGATCCACGCAGCACCGCGGCTTGTTTCACTGCAATGGGCGCCAAAATTTCAGACCTTGAAGCTGAGTGGGTGACGGTAGAGGGTACAGGCGGTGATCTTCAAGAACCGGATGATGTGCTCGATGCAGGGAATTCTGGGACGACGCTAAGACTGATGCTAGGGCTGTTAGCCGCTCAGCCAGGAAAGTTTTTTGCCGTAACCGGGGATGATTCATTGCGATCACGTCCGATGAAGCGGGTGATTGCTCCGCTTACTAGCATGGGTGCTACCATCTTTGGCAAAGCTGATCATACGCTTGCACCTTTAGGGGTCATCGGTCAGTCACTCCAGCCTTTTCACTATCATTCTCCAATCGCCTCAGCCCAGGTAAAGTCCTGCTTACTGCTAGCGGGTCTTGCTATTATCGGCGATACCACTATTACTGAGCCGAGCCTGTCACGTGACCATAGCGAACGCATGCTCAAAGCTTTTGGGGCTAGTCTTTCTATCGACTCGGCTACCCACAGCGTTACCATTCATGGCCCCGCCAAGCTTACAGGTCAAACCGTGATCGTCCCAGGCGATATCAGCTCTGCGGCTTTCTGGCTAGTGGCCGCTGCGATTACGCCTGGCTCAAATCTATTGATTGAAAATGTTGGTATCAATCCTACCCGCACAGGCGTTCTAGATGCGCTAGCGGCAATGAACGCTGATATCACACTAGAAAATGAAAGAGACGTGACCGGAGAACCGGTTGCCGATCTGCGAGTGAAACACAGTGAGCTAATTGGCTGCCACATCGGCGGCGATTTGATTCCTAGACTGATCGATGAAGTTCCAATTCTGGCCGTGGCTGCACTTTTTGCCGTAGGGACGACTACTATTACCGACGCCGCCGAACTGCGAGTGAAAGAAAGCGATCGCCTGGCAGTTATGGCCAGTGCCCTAAACAAAATGGCACCTGGTAGCATCACCGAACAGACTGAAGGGATGGAGATCAAAGGCACAGGTGCCGATACGCAGCTTACTGCTACAACCCTCGATAGCCATAGCGATCATCGTATCGCTATGGCCCTGACGATTGCTGCAACCCGCGCCCGCGGCCAAACGGCTATCCAACGGGCTGAAGCGGCTGCTATTTCCTATCCAACCTTTGTCTCTACATTAGAAACTGCTGTAGCTGCCGCAGAATAA
- a CDS encoding SDR family oxidoreductase: MPIPADQIPAQAQDKQPAHESEMTPSPIYDRDSYKGSEKLKGKVALITGGDSGIGRSVAVLYAKEGADVAISYLDEQEDAEKTKSLVEAQGQKCLLLPGDISNETFCQEVVQKTVDELGQLDILVSNAAEQYMEDDWEEIDSARLGSIFSTNVFPMFYFTKAALPHLKEGSSIIITTSINAYKGNDSLLSYSTTKGANLAFLRSLSQRVLEKGIRVNGVAPGPIWTPFIPDAFPAEQVEGFGKQVPMKRPGQPVEVGTCFVFLASEDSSYMTGQVLHPNGGVVVGA, encoded by the coding sequence ATGCCTATTCCTGCTGATCAAATTCCGGCTCAAGCTCAAGATAAGCAACCGGCTCACGAGTCTGAAATGACACCTTCGCCCATTTATGATCGTGATAGCTACAAAGGCAGCGAAAAGCTCAAGGGGAAAGTTGCACTAATTACTGGGGGGGATAGTGGGATCGGCCGATCTGTTGCAGTACTCTATGCGAAAGAAGGCGCTGATGTCGCTATTTCATATTTAGACGAGCAAGAAGATGCTGAGAAAACAAAGTCTTTGGTAGAGGCACAAGGACAGAAGTGTCTGCTGCTCCCGGGAGATATTAGTAATGAGACTTTCTGCCAGGAGGTTGTCCAAAAAACGGTCGACGAACTAGGCCAGCTTGATATCCTTGTTAGCAATGCCGCTGAGCAGTATATGGAAGACGATTGGGAAGAGATTGACTCAGCTCGGCTCGGCAGTATCTTTAGTACTAATGTCTTTCCGATGTTCTACTTCACCAAAGCAGCGCTGCCGCATTTGAAAGAAGGAAGTTCAATTATTATCACCACCTCTATTAATGCGTATAAGGGGAACGATTCGCTGCTAAGCTATTCAACGACGAAAGGAGCTAACCTTGCGTTCTTGCGATCGCTTTCTCAACGCGTTTTAGAAAAAGGCATTCGGGTCAATGGCGTTGCTCCTGGCCCAATCTGGACACCTTTTATTCCCGATGCCTTCCCAGCTGAACAGGTAGAAGGTTTTGGCAAACAGGTGCCGATGAAGCGTCCCGGTCAGCCAGTAGAAGTTGGTACGTGCTTTGTATTCCTAGCGTCCGAAGACTCTTCTTACATGACTGGACAAGTACTTCATCCCAACGGCGGGGTTGTTGTCGGTGCGTAA
- a CDS encoding transporter, SSS family, putative: MGLNLLILLVATATFALLGLTQVGKRSIDLEDYMVSRNQIGGPMALATITASALGAWILFSPAEAGSTFGGLSAILGYCIGSAAAVFMFFFVGPRLRQIMPWGHSLNEYVRYRFGQPIKQPPFEQPLGQSSPGQPSSERTLSDHTVGERTPKHTPNQRDQTASSNLWGQAMYLLTVSVMLLYMFVYLAAELTAIAQVLQLVANVPLLVTSLVVIAAVFIYTTYGGLKVTILTDAAQFILIVPLLLICFIATVASLGGWSGAFGPVAQDLPAFLSLGNLDGLRFGATLMIAIIAAELFNQGNWQRVYACKDDQTVRRAFLGSALVILPLLFLSGLLGIIAAGFDLSGTTAFFDLLQALEISGWLLGSIVLLAVALVMSSLDTLLNGISAVFTVDLLRLSRQPAQVLMISRILTVAVGLLAVPIAAQGYSVLYLFFVADLICAALLFPIVFSLYNRYQSASDAFISSVIGIAIGAMFFPKPDFSPIVAIPGGGDLLNSFAAALFSSALITLLCQVINKRFKRDAIRPFNYSDLAQVKPYH, from the coding sequence ATGGGATTAAATTTGCTGATTTTGCTGGTGGCGACTGCTACCTTCGCCCTCTTGGGTCTAACCCAAGTAGGTAAGCGAAGCATTGATTTAGAAGACTATATGGTCAGCCGAAATCAGATCGGTGGACCTATGGCTCTTGCAACAATCACCGCGTCTGCTTTAGGCGCCTGGATATTGTTTAGTCCAGCGGAAGCTGGGTCCACCTTTGGCGGCTTAAGTGCAATCTTAGGCTACTGCATTGGTTCAGCGGCGGCGGTGTTTATGTTCTTCTTTGTCGGGCCTAGACTACGGCAGATTATGCCGTGGGGACATTCGCTCAATGAGTATGTTCGCTATCGCTTCGGCCAGCCGATTAAGCAGCCGCCGTTCGAGCAACCACTTGGACAAAGCTCGCCTGGTCAGCCATCATCTGAGCGTACCCTTAGTGATCATACTGTTGGCGAGCGCACCCCTAAGCACACTCCTAATCAGCGTGACCAAACAGCGAGCAGCAATCTTTGGGGCCAAGCAATGTATCTGCTCACTGTCAGCGTCATGTTGCTGTATATGTTCGTCTATTTAGCAGCCGAGCTGACTGCTATAGCGCAGGTTCTACAGCTAGTGGCTAATGTGCCGTTGCTGGTTACGTCCTTAGTTGTGATTGCTGCTGTTTTTATATACACCACATACGGCGGCCTCAAAGTCACCATCCTTACTGATGCGGCTCAGTTCATTTTGATCGTCCCGCTGCTGCTTATTTGCTTTATAGCTACGGTTGCTTCTCTAGGCGGCTGGAGTGGCGCGTTTGGGCCCGTTGCCCAAGATCTTCCAGCATTCTTGTCGCTTGGTAATCTTGATGGACTCCGGTTTGGGGCAACCCTAATGATTGCTATTATTGCCGCCGAACTGTTCAACCAAGGCAACTGGCAAAGGGTATACGCCTGTAAAGATGATCAAACGGTACGGCGTGCTTTTTTAGGGTCGGCTCTGGTCATTTTGCCCCTGCTTTTCCTCTCGGGCCTACTAGGCATTATTGCTGCAGGCTTTGATTTGAGCGGGACAACAGCGTTTTTTGATTTGTTACAGGCACTAGAAATTTCTGGTTGGCTGCTAGGTTCAATCGTGCTGCTAGCTGTTGCTCTAGTCATGAGCAGTCTAGATACTCTACTCAACGGTATCAGCGCTGTATTTACGGTGGACTTGCTACGGCTGTCTCGGCAACCTGCTCAAGTGCTAATGATTTCTCGCATTTTAACCGTGGCGGTAGGTCTTTTAGCAGTGCCGATTGCTGCTCAAGGCTACAGTGTTCTCTACCTATTTTTCGTGGCCGATCTGATCTGCGCTGCGCTCTTATTCCCTATTGTCTTCAGTCTATACAATCGCTACCAGAGCGCTAGCGATGCTTTCATCAGTTCTGTTATCGGTATTGCGATCGGCGCTATGTTCTTTCCCAAACCAGACTTTTCGCCCATAGTTGCTATTCCTGGCGGCGGCGATCTCCTCAACAGTTTTGCCGCTGCTTTATTCAGTTCTGCCCTAATCACACTTCTCTGTCAGGTGATAAACAAACGCTTCAAAAGAGATGCTATCAGACCCTTTAACTACAGTGATTTAGCACAGGTAAAACCTTACCACTAG
- a CDS encoding aminotransferase class V-fold PLP-dependent enzyme, with protein MSETDSVIRHRQQFSALTGKQYFNYGGQGPMADSAIEAMHQAQIKIQQEGPFSKAIGDWIAIEGEQVRAKIAQVVGAAPKTITLTENVTVGCNIPLWGTDWAAGDHILIGDCEHPGVVATVREISRRHGVAIDTCSLSSWLEGVDPLEVIAKALTAKTRLVILSHILWNTGQLLPLSAVVALCHANSPRTKVLIDAAQSVGSLPLDQPGWTLPETGVDYYAFTGHKWCGGPAGLGGLYIRPEVLADTAPTFIGWRGVEVDGKANPTGWKPDGRRFEVATSDYALWVALQESLGVQAAWGSSQARYDRICELSARLWKGLRSLSNVQCLLKKQAPLSGLVAFQMLDKAGKPDLERHSSLVQQLETEKIYLRTLLSPNCIRACVHYLTTEAEVDCLIERLAN; from the coding sequence ATGTCAGAAACTGATTCTGTAATCCGTCATCGTCAGCAATTTTCCGCCCTAACTGGCAAGCAATATTTCAATTACGGTGGTCAGGGTCCAATGGCTGATAGTGCAATTGAAGCCATGCATCAGGCCCAAATCAAGATTCAGCAAGAAGGTCCCTTCTCCAAAGCAATTGGCGACTGGATAGCGATAGAAGGCGAGCAGGTTAGAGCCAAGATAGCCCAGGTGGTAGGTGCTGCCCCAAAGACCATCACGCTCACTGAGAATGTCACAGTCGGCTGTAATATTCCCCTGTGGGGAACGGACTGGGCGGCAGGCGATCACATCCTAATTGGCGACTGTGAGCATCCAGGTGTGGTAGCGACCGTGCGCGAAATTAGCAGACGTCATGGCGTTGCAATTGATACCTGTTCACTCTCTAGCTGGCTAGAAGGGGTAGATCCGCTAGAGGTGATTGCCAAAGCTCTAACAGCTAAGACCCGATTAGTCATCCTCAGCCATATTCTGTGGAATACAGGCCAGCTTCTCCCTTTGAGCGCAGTCGTCGCGCTCTGTCATGCCAATTCACCTCGGACTAAAGTTCTCATTGACGCCGCCCAGTCCGTTGGCTCACTACCCCTCGACCAGCCCGGCTGGACTCTCCCCGAAACCGGCGTAGATTACTATGCCTTTACTGGGCACAAATGGTGTGGCGGACCGGCTGGATTGGGAGGACTATATATCAGACCCGAGGTGCTCGCAGACACCGCACCTACCTTCATCGGCTGGCGCGGTGTAGAAGTCGATGGCAAAGCTAATCCGACAGGTTGGAAGCCAGACGGTCGTCGATTTGAAGTCGCCACCTCCGACTATGCTCTCTGGGTAGCGCTTCAAGAATCGCTAGGAGTGCAGGCTGCCTGGGGTAGCAGCCAGGCTAGATACGACAGAATTTGCGAGCTTAGCGCCCGGCTTTGGAAAGGGCTTCGTTCTCTATCAAACGTGCAGTGCTTGCTAAAAAAGCAAGCGCCATTATCAGGACTTGTTGCCTTTCAAATGCTGGACAAGGCAGGAAAGCCAGATCTAGAACGACACAGCAGCTTAGTACAGCAGTTAGAGACAGAGAAGATTTACCTACGGACACTGCTTTCCCCAAACTGCATACGGGCATGCGTTCACTATCTCACTACAGAAGCTGAAGTTGATTGCTTAATAGAGCGACTTGCGAACTAG
- the aspS gene encoding aspartate--tRNA ligase, with amino-acid sequence MRSLYCGQLRAEQIEKTVTLYGWVDRRRDHGGVVFLDLRDRTGTVQIVSDPERTPASYPVAEEVRNEYVVKVVGRVTQRPPESLNEKLPTGEVEIYADELTILSAVRKQMPFQVSTAEEENVREDLRLKYRYLDLRRDRMAHNMRLRHEVVKAIRRFLEDQEDFMEVETPILTRSTPEGARDFILPSRVNEGEWFALPQSPQLFKQILMVAGVDRYYQIARCFRDEDLRADRQPEFTQLDMEMSFMDQEEILGLNEKLLAHIFKAVKGVDIPIPFPRLTYQEAMDRYGSDKPDTRYGMELVDVSDIVKDSGFKVFSGAVASGGQVKVLPIPGGNEAISNVRIKPKGDLFKVATDAGARGVAYIRVREGGEIDTIGAIKDNLTTEQKQVLLERTGAQPGHLLLFGAGSISTVNATLDKLRQAIAAELKLIDESKTDLLWVTDFPMFEWNADENRYEALHHPFTAPHPDDVEDLTTARAVAYDIVFNGYEIGGGSLRIYQPDVQAKVFETIGLSSEEANDKFGFLLEAFEYGTPPHGGIAYGLDRLVMLLAGEQSIRDAIAFPKTQQARDLLTHAPSRVDDKQLKELSVASTYKPKPKEN; translated from the coding sequence ATGCGTAGTCTTTATTGCGGTCAACTTCGAGCCGAGCAAATCGAAAAAACAGTCACGCTCTATGGCTGGGTTGATCGTCGGCGTGATCATGGTGGAGTCGTGTTTTTAGACTTGCGTGATCGCACTGGCACCGTTCAAATTGTCAGCGATCCTGAACGTACTCCGGCTTCATACCCGGTGGCAGAAGAGGTTCGTAACGAGTACGTGGTCAAAGTCGTAGGCCGAGTGACCCAGCGGCCGCCCGAATCGCTCAACGAAAAGCTGCCAACAGGCGAAGTAGAAATCTATGCTGACGAGCTAACCATTCTAAGTGCAGTTCGCAAACAGATGCCGTTTCAAGTTTCTACGGCTGAAGAAGAGAATGTGCGAGAAGACCTGCGGCTGAAATATCGATATCTGGATCTAAGACGCGATCGCATGGCCCATAACATGCGACTGCGTCATGAAGTCGTCAAGGCCATTCGCCGATTTCTAGAAGATCAAGAAGACTTTATGGAAGTAGAAACCCCTATCCTTACTCGCTCTACCCCCGAAGGCGCAAGAGATTTTATTCTGCCTTCGAGGGTCAACGAAGGGGAATGGTTTGCTTTACCACAGTCACCACAGCTCTTTAAGCAAATCCTGATGGTTGCCGGTGTAGATCGCTACTATCAGATCGCCCGCTGCTTTCGTGATGAAGACTTGCGTGCCGATCGCCAACCTGAATTCACTCAGCTCGATATGGAAATGAGCTTTATGGATCAAGAAGAAATTCTTGGTCTCAATGAGAAACTTTTAGCCCATATCTTCAAGGCAGTCAAAGGAGTTGATATTCCTATCCCTTTCCCGCGTCTAACTTACCAAGAGGCGATGGATCGCTATGGTTCTGACAAGCCCGATACCCGCTACGGCATGGAGCTAGTTGACGTCTCTGATATTGTCAAAGATTCTGGGTTCAAGGTCTTTTCGGGGGCAGTCGCTAGTGGCGGCCAGGTAAAAGTGCTGCCAATTCCCGGCGGAAATGAAGCTATCTCTAACGTGCGTATTAAGCCAAAAGGAGATTTGTTTAAGGTGGCTACAGATGCGGGGGCTCGTGGCGTAGCCTATATTCGCGTACGCGAAGGCGGTGAGATTGATACGATTGGAGCAATCAAAGACAATCTGACGACTGAGCAAAAACAGGTTTTGTTAGAACGAACTGGTGCTCAGCCAGGACATTTGCTTCTATTTGGCGCAGGCAGTATCAGCACGGTTAATGCAACCTTAGATAAGCTACGTCAGGCGATCGCAGCAGAGCTTAAGCTGATTGATGAGAGCAAAACCGACTTGCTTTGGGTCACTGACTTTCCGATGTTTGAGTGGAATGCGGATGAGAACCGATACGAAGCGCTGCACCATCCTTTCACAGCGCCCCACCCAGACGATGTAGAAGATCTCACAACCGCCCGCGCAGTTGCCTACGATATTGTATTCAATGGTTATGAAATTGGTGGCGGCAGTCTGCGGATCTATCAACCGGACGTGCAGGCCAAAGTCTTTGAAACGATTGGCCTTTCTAGTGAAGAAGCCAATGATAAATTTGGCTTTCTATTAGAAGCGTTTGAGTACGGCACGCCCCCTCACGGTGGAATTGCCTATGGGCTAGATCGACTAGTGATGTTGCTAGCTGGTGAGCAGTCCATCAGAGACGCGATCGCTTTTCCTAAGACGCAGCAAGCTAGAGATCTGCTCACTCATGCCCCTTCTCGCGTAGATGATAAACAGCTCAAAGAACTGAGTGTTGCTTCCACCTACAAACCCAAGCCAAAGGAGAACTAG
- a CDS encoding DUF6464 family protein, whose product MFIALIIAIGLLPALLSLIVGLRARSTFQTEIHLATDFTAQERLRRIRIRPRDPDEHYVDGMGLVIGDITCQMNAKSPFLRCTPNPSGPCEGCRDYEGKEYD is encoded by the coding sequence ATGTTCATTGCGCTTATTATCGCAATCGGTCTTTTACCGGCGCTGCTTTCTCTTATCGTCGGTTTGCGTGCTCGCTCCACCTTCCAAACAGAAATACACTTAGCAACCGACTTTACTGCCCAAGAACGCCTGCGTCGAATTCGTATTCGGCCCCGCGATCCTGATGAGCATTATGTAGATGGCATGGGTCTTGTTATCGGCGATATTACTTGTCAGATGAACGCTAAGTCGCCTTTCTTACGCTGTACGCCTAATCCCAGCGGACCTTGTGAAGGCTGCCGTGATTATGAAGGCAAAGAATACGATTAG
- the thiC gene encoding phosphomethylpyrimidine synthase ThiC, whose product MTGQLNLSKQSAQAKSAALSPEQVTPRKDVSEDNSRASNTGSAQPSFSLRTSWIAKRKGQKNVTQMHYARQGLVTEEMEYVAKRESLPVSLIKDEVARGRMIIPANINHPNLEPMAIGIASKCKVNANIGASPNSSDIDEEVAKLHLAVKYGADTLMDLSTGGGNLDEIRTAVINSSPIPIGTVPIYQALESVHGSIENLAAQDFLHIIEKHAQQGVDYMTIHAGILIEHLPLVKDRLTGIVSRGGGIMAQWMLHHHKQNPLFSHYDDIIEIFKRYDVSFSLGDSLRPGCQHDASDKAQFAELETLGELTRRAWKQDVQVMVEGPGHIPLDQIEMNVKKQMEACSEAPFYVLGPLVTDIAPGYDHITSAIGAAMAGWHGTAMLCYVTPKEHLGLPDAEDVRNGLIAYKIAAHAADIARHRPGARDRDDELSRARYNFDWNKQFELSLDPERAREYHDETLPADIYKTAEFCSMCGPKFCPMQTKIDSEKLSELEKFLAKE is encoded by the coding sequence ATGACCGGTCAATTGAACCTTTCCAAACAGTCAGCTCAGGCTAAATCAGCAGCTCTTTCCCCAGAGCAGGTGACGCCTAGGAAAGATGTCTCAGAAGATAATTCCAGGGCAAGCAACACAGGGTCAGCCCAGCCAAGTTTCTCCCTACGCACTAGCTGGATTGCCAAGCGTAAGGGGCAAAAGAACGTAACCCAGATGCACTATGCCCGTCAGGGCCTAGTTACTGAAGAAATGGAATATGTGGCTAAACGGGAAAGTCTACCCGTCTCCTTAATCAAAGACGAAGTGGCTAGAGGTCGGATGATTATTCCTGCAAACATCAACCATCCTAATTTGGAACCGATGGCTATCGGCATTGCTAGTAAGTGCAAAGTCAATGCCAACATCGGTGCATCTCCTAACTCTTCTGATATCGACGAAGAAGTCGCAAAGCTGCATCTAGCAGTTAAATATGGGGCAGATACGCTGATGGATCTGTCTACGGGCGGCGGCAATCTTGATGAAATCCGCACAGCTGTGATCAATAGCTCACCGATTCCCATCGGTACTGTGCCTATCTACCAGGCACTAGAAAGCGTTCATGGCAGTATTGAAAATCTAGCTGCACAAGACTTTCTACACATCATCGAAAAGCATGCGCAGCAAGGCGTTGACTACATGACCATTCATGCAGGTATTTTGATCGAGCACCTGCCGCTGGTCAAAGACCGTTTAACTGGCATTGTTTCTCGCGGAGGCGGCATCATGGCTCAGTGGATGCTGCATCACCATAAGCAAAATCCGCTCTTTAGCCACTACGATGACATCATCGAAATCTTCAAGCGCTACGACGTGTCCTTTAGTTTGGGTGATTCTTTGCGCCCTGGCTGTCAGCATGATGCTTCTGACAAAGCCCAGTTTGCTGAACTGGAGACGCTTGGAGAGCTTACCCGCAGGGCATGGAAGCAGGATGTGCAAGTGATGGTAGAAGGCCCTGGCCACATACCACTAGACCAGATTGAAATGAACGTGAAAAAACAGATGGAGGCGTGTTCTGAAGCACCCTTCTATGTGTTAGGTCCGCTGGTAACAGACATCGCGCCAGGCTATGATCACATCACCTCTGCAATTGGCGCGGCAATGGCTGGCTGGCATGGTACGGCGATGCTTTGCTACGTTACCCCCAAAGAGCATCTAGGCCTACCCGACGCAGAAGACGTACGCAACGGGCTAATTGCTTACAAGATTGCAGCTCATGCGGCTGATATCGCGCGCCATCGTCCGGGCGCACGCGATCGCGACGATGAACTCTCACGAGCCCGCTATAACTTCGATTGGAACAAACAATTCGAGCTTTCTTTAGATCCTGAGCGCGCTCGTGAGTATCACGATGAAACGTTGCCTGCTGATATTTACAAAACCGCTGAGTTTTGTTCTATGTGTGGCCCTAAGTTTTGTCCGATGCAGACAAAAATCGATTCAGAAAAGCTCAGTGAGTTAGAGAAGTTTCTAGCAAAGGAATAA